Genomic window (Equus asinus isolate D_3611 breed Donkey chromosome 13, EquAss-T2T_v2, whole genome shotgun sequence):
TGACGGTGTCTCAGGCTCAGTGTCCAACGCTGAGTCTGTAAGTCTACCTGCACACAACATGTGGCAAGCTAATAAAAAAGTCTTTTCTCCAGATTACTACATGCATACATGGTTGTTTATAAAGGGCCACTAAGGATGCAAAGGGCCCTGAGGGCAGCAGGAAGATGTGGGCTCCGTGAATCAGTAGTTATCAGATACAGATCAGAAAAGTGACTTGGGTAAAGTACAAGTTTGAAACATTTTCCTCTCAAATTTAGTGTGTTtaggaaaaaaggcagaaagttTCACTATTGCTTTCAGACTACCTAGTGAAGACAACGCAGAGGTGTAagttcaaagtttatttttttaccatTAAAAAAGAATGGGTTTGTGATTATAATATACTTCTTGCAATTTGGTAAGCCTTAAAACAAGAGTATCTGTTGCACAACCTGAATGATACATATacgtgtattttttaaatgaacacagtgcttggcacataggagGCCCTAAACAAAGCAGCTGTTAAGACTCAggtaagggggccggccccgtggcggagtggttaagttcgtgttcgtgtgctccactgcagcggcccagggtatCACCGGTTCCGATCGTgcacacagacatggcaccactcgtcaggccacgttgaggcggcatcccacatgccacaactagaagaacttgcaactaagatatacaactatgtaccaggggggatttggggagataaagcaggggaaaaaaaaccaaaaagattggcaacagttgttagctcaggcgtcaaccttcaaaaaaaaaaagactcaggtaAGGTTACCTCCTCCAGAAAACCTTCCTTACAAGTATCTCtttctatgtttttaattttcagccTATGGCTATGTTGTCACATTTACAGATTGTAGGTTCCTTGGGATCAGAAACCCAATGAGATGGGGTACAAGGTAAGGTCAGACAAGTTAGGGCCACAACATATAGGGCTTTAGCTCAAGAAAAGAGGTtgtattttggggctggcctggtgaagtagtggttaagttcgcacgccccatctcagtggcccagggtttgctggttcggatcccaggcactggacctacacaccactcatcaagccatgctgtggcagtgtcccacagacaaagtaaaggaagatgggcacagatgttagctcagcaacaatccttctcaagcagaaagaggaagactgacaacagatgttagctcagcgacaatcgtcctcacccaaaaaaagaaactgtatttTATTCTGcatgcaatgggaagccactgaaaggTTCTAGGCAAGAAAGTGACATGTTGTGATTTACATTTTTGAGATCAAGTTGGCCTCTGTGTAGaaaattgttttgctttgtttgcttggggtggggaaggagtggggaggtAAGAGTGGAAGTGGAGATAACCAGTGAGTAGATTATTGCAATAATCCAAGTTAGTGATCAGTGTGTTTTGTATTAAGGTGGTGGCAACTAAAAGAAGTAGAgagatttaaaacatattttttccaaTGTCAAACTAAGAAATCTGTTAAATATCGGTGTTTTGGAGTATAATaaagtatacatatatttagGACTATAAAAGTTAAACTTACTTTAGATACTTGGCATATTCTGGTTCTTTCCAGTAAAGCAAGTACTTAAGATAATTAACAAAAGCTTTGTCTTTGAAGTAACCTCTTTGGGCAAGAACTGAAAGgcataaaaaaaaatacatctgtaCAGCAAACCAATCAGCGAATTACTGATTTGTGACTCCTAACAAAGAATTTACTTATAACATCCCCACCACCAACACACAGTGAATTCAAAACACAAGTCCCAGTTTGCTCAATTATATATACCAATGTAAGTGTGGCAGTAATGCCGTTCAATTCAGAACGTACAAAAGCAGTTACTACTATGATTTGCAACCCTTCTGTCAGAAATCATTAATAGCTACTCAATTCAATGAGGCGCTCAACAACTTACAATTAAGGTAATTTGGGTTGGCTAAACACTGCACAAATTCCAACTCCAACTGAAACCGAAGTCGATTTCCAGCATCATCTAGGAGAGAAGACAGCAAAAATCATCCAAAAGAAAAGTCACTATACATAATATTGGTTTGCAGGGAAAAAAGAGCAGTAAAGAAAAACATGACTAAAGCGGAGATATATTACTGCATACAGAAGGGCATGTGCTGGTTTTCCTACACCGGGTGTGGGAGGTGATAAACCTTCCTTAGAAGTTTGAGAAAAGCAAAGCCCTGATAAAAAGAAGTTAGAAGTTTCTCTAAAGTTAAAGAGACGTcatcaaagaaaagagaaacacacaCGAGGCAGAATATTTATCACTTGTGAGCCACTATGTAGGGATTTTAACAGGGATCACTGGGGTAGGTTGTAATAACTATGCCTTCCTTTATTTTAATAACGCATCACAACAACTGTTGTGAGTAAGTTAAGCAAAATGCTTAACTAGGTAAATGCTAAGTGAACCAGGAAAAAACATCGAATGCAAGCTGAAAAAGAGACTACGGCGAGTATGCAAGATCAAGGAGCGTGTACACGTGTGAGAAGCGTCAGTGGCATAATAATACACAACTCTGTCGACGACATTTCAAACTTCTGCAGGCTCACTGGAGACGCAGAAAACAAATCGAGAGGACGGTGTAAGATCGAAGTCCTCTCCCTTCGTCTCGCCCACTCCGGGAAGCCGGTGGGGTCGGTGTTTGAACAGCAAGTGAGGAAAAAGGATCTGCAAACAAACCAACTGGGAAAAGGATGAACTACCGCCGGGCTTCCCCGTCCCGGCCCAAGTTCTATTCCTGCCGGGAGGCAGGCCTGCAAGGAGTCGCCGGGGAGACGGGAGCGTCCGGCCCGCGACAGTTCTATTTACGAACACCCGCGGCCCCGAGCACTACTTACCAGTCTCCATAGCGACGGCCGCGGCCATCACCAGCAAAGACACCAAGTCGCCACCAACCGCACCCAGCAACCGCCCAGAGAGGCGGAGGAGGTCCCGGAAGCCGTGGCTCCCGCTTCCTGTCGCGGGGCATTGTGGGGCGAGGGGGCGGGTACAGCCCTGCGCAAGGGGCGGGAAGCTCCGCCCATCCCAGCCCGCCTCGGCCCCGCCCGCACAGCCTCCCAGAAGGCGAGGGGGAGGTGCGGGGCCCGACGGAACGCCCGAGGGCCGGGGCCCAGGGTTTGAAAGGTACAGTCCAGCCCCCACGGGCCCACGTGCGTGCCTCCTCGTGCTCCTCTCGTGGCACTCTCGTCCACCCCCGTGCTTGCGGTAGCGTCACACGTCATTGTGACGTCATTCCTTACCCTGTGACGTAACCCAAAGGCGTGACTGTCGGGGACTGCTGGGCTGCGGGGCCTCACGCCTCGTTGTCCCCGTTACACTCGAAGAATGTCCTCACCCCTTCGGGGGAAGCCCCCGTCGCCCCGGGTGGAGAGCGTCCACTGCCGGGAGACGTCGACGGTGCGCGTGGAGACCTCGTCCCACCGCGTGGAGACGTCCTCCCGGCAGGTGCGGACCTCCTCCTGGCAGGCGGAGACCTCCGAGCGCCGCTGCGAGCGGCCCgccccctcctctgggaagcGGCTCCCCCGCGTCCTCGAGGTATCCTCGCAGCACGTGGAGACCTCCTCGCAGCGCACTGAAACGTCCTCCCGCCACGTACAGTCCTCGTCCCTGCGGGTGGAGACGGCTCTGCACCGCGTGGAGAGCCCGCCCCGGCGGGACAGGTCGGCAGCCCGCCAGAATGTAAAAATGGCCCGATGAATCGCTTCCCAAAAGCCAGGCAAGGGCCATGGCCCGGAGCCAGGGCAGAGCTGCCTCCAGTTTGCGGCCAGCGGGCTGCCAGGTGGACCAATCACCTTTGGCTTCATGGAAACAGCCCATAAATCAATGTAAGAGAGAGCCAAGCTGCGGTTTCGGGACTCAGCCAGCTCTTATTGACCGTGCGGCACCTTGGACCACACTGCCTTTGACCCAGTGATTTAACTTGAAGCCAACACAAAACATTTTGAGGCCCACGATACTGGATAAATTGAACTGACAGATAAGGAGGCTGTTTGAAGCTCTGAGCCAGGTGAGTTTTGAATTCATAGTCCCTGAATGATGCTCACTGCCTCAAACTTAGGGACCGAGAGCGAACTGCAGTTGTGACCAGGGGAGCAGTTATATGCCTGCTGAAAGTCTCAGGGGCAAGGAACAgactttcactcattcattcattggcctttgtttatatttcaatattgaggttattttcttttgctaagCCCTTGAACATGGTACCCCCGCCCAGACACTTTCTAACATAGGCCAAATGTAGTTGAAGATGAAAATTGAAGGTAGACTAAACATCACCCACCAAGCATTATCTTAGAAGGGAAACCTGACCTGCGGTTtgaggaggtggagggaaggagcATTGAGTGCCTGTGCTGGGCCAGGTGTTATTCTAGCGCTTGGGCTATAGCAGTGAACAAGGTGCGAGACAGGGTCCTGGCTCTCAAGGAGCTTGTGCTCTGATGAAGAGATAGAGCGCAAATGACAAAACAAGACAATTTGCTGTTGTGATTAGCACGATGAAGGAATAAATGGGCAGTGTGAGAGAGAATGGAGGTAAGGGGGTTCTTTAGATAGGATGGGCAGGGAAGGCCTTGCTGGTTAGGTACCATTTGGTCTGAGATTTGTATGGATGAGCAGTGAGCCATGCAAAGGTGTGAGGAGAGTGCATTCTAGGCAGGTGCCAAGGGGGGATGGGAGCAAGCTTGGaatgttcaaggaacagaaagaccAGGGTGGCTAGAGCTTAGTGAGGGAGAGGGTGGTGTGGAAGGGAGGGTGTTAGAGAAGTAGGCGGGGCCCAATTCATGGGGGTTTTGTAAGCCACAGTAAGGAATGTGGGTTTTATTCTAAGGTCGGTGGGAAGATGTTGGAGGGTTTTCAGCAGGGGAGCGACATGAtgcaatttacatttttaaaatatcttggcTTCTGAGTGTAGGATATAGGATAGTAGGTCTTGACCAGAgatgattttgtcccccaggggacatttgggaaTGTgtagagacatttttgtttgtcacaattTGAGGTgggggggtgctactggcatctagtgggtggagaccagggatgctgttaaacatcccaCAATGTACAAGACAGCCTCCTCCCCCAAACAAGGGGAACTAAGTTGAACTAagtccaaaatgtcaacaatGTGAGGTTGAGAGACCTTGATGTAGGGGACAAGAGAGGAAATGGGAACTAGTTAGGAACTAATGCCATGGTCCAGTAAGAGATGACGGTGGTCGTACTAGGGTGGCAGAAGTGGAATTGGAGAAAAGAGGGCGGATTAGGGATGTGTTTTGGAGACGGCTGACATGACTGATGGATGTGGAAGGTGAGGGAAAGAGGCATagaagaatcaaggatgacttGTGAGTTCTGACTTGAGCAGGTGGGTGTatggtggtgccatttactgGGATGAGAAATACTAGGGAAAGGTCAGGTTTAGGAGGGGAAATCAGTTCAGTTTTGGCTGTGTTGAGTTCGAGATGCCTATAAAATACCCAAGTGGAGACACGGAGTGGCAGTTGGATGCAGTAGGCTGGCTACCATGAGAGAGGTgaggattaaaaatataaaatgtggggcCATCACTACGTGGGTGGTGTTTAAAGCTGTGGTATGAGTGACTATCCTCTGCCAGTCTGTCTCGCTCAT
Coding sequences:
- the MED31 gene encoding mediator of RNA polymerase II transcription subunit 31 produces the protein MAAAVAMETDDAGNRLRFQLELEFVQCLANPNYLNFLAQRGYFKDKAFVNYLKYLLYWKEPEYAKYLKYPQCLHMLELLQYEHFRKELVNAQCAKFIDEQQILHWQHYSRKRMRLQQALAEQQQQNNTSGK
- the C13H17orf100 gene encoding uncharacterized protein C17orf100 homolog; the protein is MSSPLRGKPPSPRVESVHCRETSTVRVETSSHRVETSSRQVRTSSWQAETSERRCERPAPSSGKRLPRVLEVSSQHVETSSQRTETSSRHVQSSSLRVETALHRVESPPRRDRSAARQNVKMAR